In Ruminococcaceae bacterium BL-6, a genomic segment contains:
- a CDS encoding Sulfurtransferase TusA family protein — protein sequence MSRPKYDAFVDITDVVCPITFVKTKVALEELGKGQSLQIRLNDGEPIQNIPRSLKNEKHKVVEVVQNDDGTYLIGVVKGGLE from the coding sequence ATGAGCCGACCGAAATACGACGCTTTTGTCGACATTACGGATGTGGTCTGCCCGATCACATTTGTAAAAACAAAGGTTGCCCTGGAGGAGCTGGGGAAGGGGCAAAGCCTGCAGATCCGTCTGAATGACGGGGAGCCGATTCAGAATATTCCCCGCAGCCTGAAAAATGAAAAGCACAAGGTGGTTGAAGTCGTTCAAAATGACGATGGGACCTATCTGATCGGCGTGGTAAAGGGCGGGTTGGAATGA
- the metY gene encoding O-acetyl-L-homoserine sulfhydrylase yields the protein MRFNTALLHRNNRADGATGATQTPIYQSGAFAHETAEELEEIFGNHRPGFSYTRINNPTVEAFERRVAALEGGIGAVACASGMAAVSLAALNILKEGDEILSASGIFGGTIGLFHDLRDYGIRTRYVSDGRPESFENQITGRTRLIFIETIGNPKLDVIDIRALCEAAHRHGVPVIVDNTAATPFLVRPIELGADVVVHSVSKYINGSGNSIGGILVDSGNFAWEEERYPSLSQFLKFGKFAYLAKLRNGLFRNIGSCFSPFNAFLCSLGLETLGIRMERLCGNAQKLARQLSENPKLACVNYPGLESSPWHRTAQKQFSGGYGAILTLRAGSKENAFFVIDHLKYACNIANIGDLRTLVIHPASTIYANSSPAEKEDAGVYEDLIRVSVGLEDIEDLTEDFESAVGGL from the coding sequence ATGAGGTTCAACACGGCCCTGCTCCACCGAAACAACCGTGCGGACGGGGCGACGGGCGCCACCCAGACGCCCATTTATCAGTCCGGGGCCTTCGCGCACGAGACGGCGGAGGAACTGGAGGAGATTTTCGGAAACCACAGGCCCGGTTTTTCCTACACCAGAATCAACAACCCCACGGTAGAAGCGTTCGAGCGGCGCGTCGCCGCGCTGGAAGGCGGGATCGGCGCGGTGGCGTGCGCTTCGGGCATGGCCGCGGTTTCCCTCGCCGCCCTGAACATTTTAAAGGAAGGGGATGAAATCCTTTCCGCTTCCGGTATTTTCGGGGGCACGATCGGCCTGTTCCATGATCTTCGGGACTATGGGATCCGCACCCGCTATGTCTCGGACGGCAGGCCGGAGAGCTTTGAAAATCAAATCACCGGCCGCACCAGGCTGATCTTTATCGAGACGATCGGGAATCCGAAGCTGGATGTGATCGATATCCGCGCCCTGTGCGAAGCGGCGCACCGGCACGGGGTCCCGGTCATCGTCGACAACACCGCTGCCACTCCCTTTTTGGTGCGGCCCATCGAGCTCGGGGCCGACGTCGTCGTGCACTCCGTCTCCAAATATATCAACGGCAGCGGAAATTCCATCGGGGGGATTCTGGTCGACAGCGGAAATTTCGCGTGGGAGGAGGAACGCTATCCATCCCTTTCCCAATTTCTCAAATTCGGAAAATTCGCCTATCTTGCCAAGCTGAGGAACGGGCTGTTCCGGAATATCGGCTCCTGCTTTTCCCCGTTCAACGCCTTTTTGTGCAGTTTGGGCCTGGAGACTCTGGGAATCCGGATGGAGCGCCTTTGCGGCAATGCCCAGAAGCTCGCGCGGCAGCTCTCTGAAAATCCGAAATTGGCCTGCGTCAATTATCCGGGGCTTGAGTCGAGCCCGTGGCACCGGACCGCCCAAAAGCAGTTTTCCGGCGGATACGGGGCGATCCTGACCCTGCGGGCCGGATCGAAGGAAAATGCCTTCTTCGTGATCGATCATTTGAAATATGCCTGCAACATTGCCAATATCGGCGATCTCAGGACCCTGGTCATCCATCCTGCTTCCACCATTTATGCAAACAGCAGCCCGGCCGAAAAGGAGGACGCAGGCGTTTACGAAGACCTGATCCGCGTCAGCGTCGGGCTGGAGGATATTGAGGACTTGACGGAAGATTTTGAAAGTGCTGTTGGCGGACTATAA
- a CDS encoding Response regulator, producing the protein MQIINVLIVEEFQYIADLNVLELKRGGFTVSSRHVSSELAMCQALEQRKWDIILSDDSTPHFNALQALAIRNRITPKTPFLIVSEDVAPEKLRYAMKNRCCAYLLKENLHQLAILVRKILESQAGDQAAKEISL; encoded by the coding sequence ATGCAAATCATCAATGTTCTCATTGTGGAGGAATTCCAGTATATTGCGGACCTGAACGTTCTGGAGCTGAAACGGGGCGGCTTTACCGTCAGCAGCCGGCATGTTTCCAGCGAGCTCGCTATGTGCCAGGCGCTGGAACAGCGGAAATGGGACATCATCCTTTCGGACGATTCCACGCCGCATTTCAACGCGCTGCAGGCCCTGGCCATCCGCAACCGTATCACGCCTAAAACGCCGTTCCTCATCGTTTCGGAAGACGTCGCGCCGGAGAAGCTCCGGTATGCGATGAAAAACCGCTGCTGCGCCTATCTTCTGAAAGAAAACCTGCATCAGCTTGCGATTCTGGTGCGCAAGATACTGGAAAGCCAGGCCGGGGACCAGGCCGCAAAGGAGATTTCCCTATGA
- the thiF gene encoding thiamin (thiazole moiety) biosynthesis protein (Evidence 2a : Function from experimental evidences in other organisms; PubMedId : 10082377, 8432721, 9632726; Product type e : enzyme), translating into MRFTNEQLERYSRHIILNNVGVSGQEKLLNGKVLIIGTGGLGAPAAMYLGAAGVGTIGLVDADRVDLSNLQRQVIHWTRDVGKPKVLSGKETIRGINPDVKVVTYQEYATSANIKDIIKDRDYDFILDGTDNFPVKFLINDACVMLKKPFSHAGIIRFQGQTMTYLPGKGPCYRCVFQNPPPPDAVPTCQQAGVLGVMGGVIGTIQAAEALKYLLGVGELLNGSLLTYDALKMSFRKIKITRNRECAVCGEHPTITRLIDYEKKACSFDPAAANT; encoded by the coding sequence ATGAGATTTACGAACGAACAGCTGGAGAGATATTCGCGCCATATCATCCTGAACAATGTCGGCGTGAGCGGCCAGGAGAAGCTGCTGAACGGAAAAGTCCTGATTATCGGCACGGGCGGGCTCGGCGCCCCCGCGGCCATGTACCTGGGCGCGGCCGGCGTGGGGACCATCGGTCTGGTGGATGCAGACCGCGTGGACCTTTCAAACCTGCAGCGCCAGGTGATCCACTGGACCCGCGACGTCGGGAAGCCGAAGGTCCTTTCGGGAAAGGAAACGATCCGGGGAATCAATCCGGATGTGAAGGTCGTCACCTATCAGGAATATGCGACCTCGGCAAATATAAAAGACATCATAAAAGACCGGGACTATGATTTTATTCTGGACGGCACGGACAATTTTCCGGTAAAATTTCTGATCAACGATGCCTGTGTGATGCTGAAGAAGCCTTTTTCCCACGCGGGGATCATCCGCTTTCAGGGACAGACCATGACGTATCTTCCGGGGAAAGGCCCCTGCTATCGCTGCGTATTTCAAAATCCACCGCCGCCGGATGCCGTGCCCACCTGCCAGCAGGCCGGCGTGCTTGGGGTGATGGGCGGCGTGATCGGAACCATACAGGCGGCGGAGGCGCTGAAATATCTGCTCGGGGTCGGGGAACTGCTCAACGGCAGCCTGCTCACCTATGACGCTTTAAAGATGAGCTTCCGCAAAATCAAAATAACCCGGAACCGGGAATGCGCGGTTTGCGGGGAGCACCCCACCATCACCCGCCTGATCGATTATGAGAAGAAAGCATGCAGCTTTGACCCCGCTGCTGCCAACACGTGA
- the thiS gene encoding Thiamine biosynthesis protein ThiS, with amino-acid sequence MTITINGKQNNFEKEMTVQELLSKAEVEMQEYVTVQLNDEILSRKDFDKITVHDNDRVEFLYYMGGGK; translated from the coding sequence ATGACAATCACGATTAACGGAAAGCAGAACAATTTCGAAAAAGAGATGACCGTTCAGGAGCTGCTGTCGAAAGCGGAAGTGGAGATGCAGGAGTATGTGACGGTTCAGCTGAATGACGAGATTCTCAGCCGGAAGGACTTTGACAAAATCACGGTCCATGACAACGATCGTGTGGAATTTCTTTATTACATGGGCGGCGGAAAATAA
- a CDS encoding transposase has protein sequence MVDGLGNPLRFILSSGNRNDICLAKTLLEPFDLRGKLILADKGYDSDKFVRWIEKRGGMVVIPSRVIAKHPRTIDRLIYNERHLVENLFLKLKNHRRFATRYEKRAASFLAVTLLAAALLWLS, from the coding sequence GTGGTTGACGGTCTTGGAAACCCTTTGCGGTTTATTCTCTCGAGTGGAAACCGTAACGATATTTGTCTTGCGAAAACCTTACTGGAACCATTTGATTTGCGGGGCAAACTGATTCTTGCTGATAAAGGCTATGACAGCGATAAATTTGTTCGCTGGATTGAAAAACGCGGCGGTATGGTTGTAATTCCCAGCCGTGTTATCGCGAAGCACCCGCGAACTATTGACCGGCTCATTTACAATGAACGGCATTTGGTCGAAAATTTATTCTTGAAACTCAAGAACCATCGCCGTTTTGCAACAAGATACGAGAAGCGAGCGGCCTCTTTTCTTGCTGTTACTCTCCTTGCCGCAGCTCTGCTTTGGTTATCTTGA
- a CDS encoding protein of unknown function (Evidence 5 : Unknown function): protein MPFIVNEPVNSSRVLRDNTAGNYNHTAAFFNPANKFIAVIAFISKNQFAPQIKWFQ from the coding sequence ATGCCGTTCATTGTAAATGAGCCGGTCAATAGTTCGCGGGTGCTTCGCGATAACACGGCTGGGAATTACAACCATACCGCCGCGTTTTTCAATCCAGCGAACAAATTTATCGCTGTCATAGCCTTTATCAGCAAGAATCAGTTTGCCCCGCAAATCAAATGGTTCCAGTAA
- a CDS encoding protein of unknown function (Evidence 5 : Unknown function): MDETALMLDSTTIKVHQHGSGLKKGSTKRKPDEAGVD, encoded by the coding sequence GTGGACGAAACCGCACTCATGCTGGACAGCACTACCATTAAGGTGCACCAGCACGGCAGCGGTTTAAAAAAGGGCTCCACGAAGAGGAAACCGGACGAAGCCGGGGTGGACTGA
- a CDS encoding protein of unknown function (Evidence 5 : Unknown function), with the protein MKTNTGGQWVESQKAGGQPVESQKAGGQSVESQKTGGQSVGNQNTGGQSMESQKTGGQWVESQKTGGQWVESQKTGGQSMESQKTGGQSVESQKAGGQSMESQKTGGQSVESRKTDTCDMTIEVSPLPKNPVVGMAYVPFQQFGALYSAEKGFSAGTVFPDLDKPFLGKRGVSK; encoded by the coding sequence ATGAAAACAAATACAGGCGGTCAGTGGGTGGAAAGCCAAAAGGCAGGCGGCCAGCCGGTAGAAAGCCAAAAGGCAGGCGGCCAGTCGGTGGAAAGCCAAAAGACAGGCGGCCAGTCGGTGGGAAACCAGAATACAGGCGGCCAGTCGATGGAAAGCCAGAAGACAGGCGGCCAGTGGGTGGAAAGCCAAAAGACAGGCGGCCAGTGGGTGGAAAGCCAAAAGACAGGTGGTCAGTCGATGGAAAGCCAAAAGACAGGTGGTCAGTCGGTAGAAAGCCAAAAGGCAGGCGGCCAGTCGATGGAAAGCCAGAAGACAGGCGGTCAGTCGGTGGAAAGCCGAAAGACGGACACGTGTGATATGACGATAGAAGTCAGTCCGCTGCCGAAAAATCCTGTGGTGGGGATGGCGTATGTGCCGTTCCAGCAGTTCGGCGCTTTGTATTCCGCGGAGAAAGGGTTTTCCGCGGGTACGGTTTTCCCCGATTTGGATAAACCATTCCTCGGAAAAAGAGGTGTATCCAAATGA
- a CDS encoding Spore coat protein CotJB, whose protein sequence is MSEQEKLMRQINAYRFMAWELHIFLDTHPNNCEAAKKLAEIRVKVDGLVRKYEDTYGPMGETSNQTSRWAWITGPWPWEIEEEGDN, encoded by the coding sequence ATGAGTGAGCAGGAAAAGCTGATGCGGCAGATCAACGCATACCGGTTTATGGCCTGGGAACTCCACATTTTTTTGGATACCCATCCGAATAACTGCGAGGCCGCAAAGAAACTTGCGGAAATCCGTGTCAAGGTCGACGGCCTGGTACGGAAATACGAAGACACTTACGGCCCTATGGGCGAGACCAGCAATCAGACGAGCCGCTGGGCATGGATCACCGGCCCGTGGCCGTGGGAAATTGAAGAGGAGGGTGACAATTAA
- a CDS encoding protein of unknown function (Evidence 5 : Unknown function): MWVYEKRLQYPVKIKNPNAALAKIIIAQYGGPNINSL; the protein is encoded by the coding sequence ATGTGGGTGTATGAAAAGAGGCTGCAGTATCCGGTCAAGATCAAAAATCCCAACGCGGCCCTCGCAAAAATCATTATCGCGCAGTACGGCGGGCCGAACATCAATAGCCTATAG
- a CDS encoding protein of unknown function (Evidence 5 : Unknown function), with the protein MIRYGIISKHPEVCGIIALLFAIYRKVQGLSPGEHPIEMTVFVTDIIPDSNHTNHDISPSVCHLI; encoded by the coding sequence ATGATCCGCTACGGGATCATTTCCAAACACCCCGAGGTATGCGGCATCATTGCCCTTCTTTTTGCAATATACCGCAAAGTTCAGGGCTTGTCCCCCGGGGAACATCCGATTGAGATGACGGTATTTGTCACAGACATTATCCCCGATTCCAATCACACGAATCACGATATCTCTCCCTCCGTCTGCCACCTGATTTAA
- a CDS encoding Carbohydrate kinase, PfkB domain protein: protein MIRVIGIGDNVCDKYRHLNRMFPGGQALNFAVYCKKKGNDAAYLGVFGNDPVADHLKKTLSELKIDFSHSRYFTGENGYAVVDLKGGERVFITSNKGGVLREHPLVLNEQDLSYVSQFDLIHTSNNSYIDSELPKFSRLDNLLSYDFSKTWKDEERTRNTCRWIDFGFLSCSGLSEEEVRAQLKKIHDWGCGVTVATMGSRGAAAFDGSDYYSVKPKPVEPVDTLGAGDSFAAGFLMRYVEDISLKKMERGTAEYRRRMALALREAADLSAETCMRQGAFGCGTELV from the coding sequence GTGATTCGTGTGATTGGAATCGGGGATAATGTCTGTGACAAATACCGTCATCTCAATCGGATGTTCCCCGGGGGACAAGCCCTGAACTTTGCGGTATATTGCAAAAAGAAGGGCAATGATGCCGCATACCTCGGGGTGTTTGGAAATGATCCCGTAGCGGATCATTTAAAGAAAACCCTGTCGGAATTGAAGATCGACTTTTCCCATTCCAGATATTTTACGGGAGAAAACGGGTATGCGGTGGTTGACCTGAAAGGCGGGGAAAGAGTTTTTATCACGAGCAACAAAGGCGGCGTTTTAAGGGAGCATCCTCTTGTGCTGAATGAACAGGACCTTTCTTATGTGTCGCAGTTCGATCTGATCCACACCAGCAATAACAGCTACATAGATTCCGAGCTGCCGAAGTTTTCCCGCCTGGATAATCTTTTATCCTACGATTTTTCCAAAACGTGGAAGGACGAAGAGCGGACCAGGAATACCTGCCGGTGGATTGATTTTGGGTTCCTCTCCTGCTCGGGGCTTTCTGAAGAAGAAGTGAGGGCACAGCTGAAGAAAATCCACGACTGGGGCTGCGGGGTGACGGTTGCCACGATGGGCAGCCGGGGGGCGGCGGCCTTTGACGGAAGCGATTATTATTCCGTAAAGCCGAAACCGGTGGAGCCGGTTGATACCCTTGGTGCGGGTGATTCCTTTGCCGCCGGTTTCCTGATGCGGTACGTGGAAGATATCTCCCTGAAAAAAATGGAGAGGGGCACGGCGGAATATCGAAGAAGAATGGCTCTGGCCTTGAGAGAAGCCGCCGATCTTTCGGCGGAAACCTGTATGCGGCAGGGAGCGTTTGGATGCGGCACCGAATTGGTTTGA
- the hyuA gene encoding Putative D-/L-hydantoinase subunit A (Evidence 3 : Putative function from multiple computational evidences), giving the protein MGYMIGVDVGGTFTDFSIFDSITKRLFHFKQSSTPEDPSRSIVSGILHILESEKIDPKEVEYLAHGTTVATNALIEKKGARMGLITTKGFKDLMEIGNQKRPSLYDLLKPKPESLIPPGLKCEVEERLLHDGSVKTPLNEEDVRRVVRYLKKQNVTTIAVCTLFSFINPAHERRIKEIIAEEYPEAYVSISSDLVSEFREYSRMSTTVLNAYLGPVMKKYVENFQNSVLEAGITVPPYVTQSNGSIISISETVECPIKTAVSGPSAGVIGATHIGRQCGIDKIITFDMGGTSADISLIKDGVAQVSYERMVEGYPARIPMIDIITVGAGGGSISAIDEGGALKVGPKSAGAVPGPACYMRGGTKPTVTDANIVLGKLNQHKILGGRMDVDLELAEDAIRREICGKSALSVEDAAAGIISVVNSNMVRAIRVVSVERGYDAREFTLMAFGGAGPLHACEVAKELGITKVLLPPAPGTLCSLGLLMADTRFDLSQSDIMIAEPANLPKMNRLFDAMVAEGSRMLEREEIPPEERSYVYSVDCRYERQNYEITVEIPVGEITQSVLNWMMEKFHQEHERSYGYCDRNKKIQMVNYRVGAVGTIEKPDLHAQKPEADPVPPEPFEIRRVRFEDHPDYITTKIYHREDIPCGCTINGPAIIEQMDSTSVIPPKWKAYNDPYLNLIVTYHGGEKA; this is encoded by the coding sequence ATGGGATACATGATAGGGGTAGATGTCGGCGGAACATTTACGGATTTTTCCATATTTGATTCCATAACAAAAAGGCTGTTCCATTTCAAGCAAAGCTCTACTCCGGAAGATCCTTCCAGATCTATCGTAAGCGGAATCCTACATATTTTAGAGAGCGAAAAAATCGATCCGAAGGAAGTGGAGTACCTTGCACACGGGACAACGGTCGCAACCAATGCGCTGATTGAGAAGAAAGGTGCGCGCATGGGGCTGATTACCACAAAGGGCTTTAAGGACCTGATGGAAATCGGTAATCAGAAACGCCCTTCCCTTTATGATCTGCTCAAACCGAAGCCGGAAAGCCTGATCCCACCGGGATTGAAATGCGAGGTGGAGGAAAGGCTTCTGCACGACGGCTCGGTCAAAACTCCACTGAATGAAGAGGATGTCCGCCGGGTCGTCCGGTACCTGAAAAAGCAGAATGTCACGACCATCGCCGTATGTACCCTGTTCTCCTTTATCAATCCGGCGCATGAAAGGCGCATAAAAGAGATTATCGCAGAGGAATACCCCGAAGCATATGTTTCCATCTCCAGCGATTTAGTCAGCGAATTCCGCGAATATTCCAGAATGAGCACGACGGTATTGAACGCCTATCTGGGGCCTGTGATGAAAAAATATGTGGAGAATTTTCAGAACAGCGTTCTGGAAGCGGGCATCACGGTTCCCCCTTATGTCACCCAGTCGAACGGTTCCATCATCTCTATTTCCGAAACGGTGGAATGCCCGATCAAAACGGCGGTGTCTGGCCCGAGCGCCGGCGTCATCGGGGCCACCCACATCGGCAGGCAGTGCGGTATCGATAAAATTATCACCTTCGATATGGGCGGAACCAGCGCCGATATCAGCCTGATCAAAGACGGCGTGGCACAGGTTTCCTATGAAAGAATGGTGGAAGGATATCCGGCGAGAATTCCCATGATCGATATTATCACGGTAGGCGCGGGCGGCGGCTCCATTTCTGCCATTGACGAGGGCGGTGCATTGAAGGTGGGCCCCAAAAGCGCAGGCGCTGTCCCCGGCCCGGCGTGCTATATGCGCGGCGGGACAAAACCGACGGTCACGGATGCCAATATCGTGCTTGGAAAATTAAACCAACATAAAATCCTGGGCGGGCGTATGGATGTCGATCTGGAATTGGCCGAAGATGCAATCCGCAGGGAAATCTGCGGAAAATCCGCTTTAAGTGTGGAAGACGCCGCCGCGGGAATTATTTCGGTGGTCAACTCCAACATGGTCCGCGCCATTCGGGTCGTTTCGGTAGAACGCGGATATGACGCCCGCGAGTTCACCCTGATGGCGTTCGGTGGGGCGGGCCCGCTGCATGCGTGCGAGGTGGCAAAAGAGCTTGGCATCACCAAAGTGCTGCTGCCCCCGGCGCCGGGTACGCTTTGCTCGCTGGGCCTGCTGATGGCGGATACCCGGTTCGATCTGAGCCAGTCCGACATCATGATCGCCGAACCCGCCAATTTGCCCAAAATGAACCGCCTTTTTGACGCGATGGTCGCGGAAGGCAGCCGCATGCTGGAGCGGGAGGAAATCCCGCCCGAGGAAAGAAGTTATGTCTATTCGGTGGACTGCCGGTACGAACGCCAGAATTATGAAATTACCGTTGAAATCCCGGTCGGGGAAATCACGCAGAGTGTGCTGAACTGGATGATGGAAAAGTTCCATCAGGAGCATGAGCGTTCTTACGGTTACTGTGACCGCAATAAAAAAATCCAGATGGTCAACTATCGCGTTGGTGCGGTCGGCACTATTGAAAAGCCGGACCTTCACGCGCAGAAGCCGGAGGCCGATCCGGTTCCGCCGGAACCGTTTGAAATCCGCAGGGTGCGTTTTGAGGATCATCCCGACTATATCACCACCAAAATTTATCACAGGGAGGATATCCCCTGCGGCTGTACAATAAACGGGCCCGCGATTATCGAGCAGATGGATTCCACTTCTGTCATTCCGCCGAAGTGGAAAGCCTATAACGACCCATACCTGAATCTGATCGTCACTTACCATGGGGGTGAAAAAGCATGA
- a CDS encoding Hydantoinase B/oxoprolinase encodes MNKKVDAVTVEIVGNLLLSIAEETGFTIIRSAYSTNIKERRDISTAVFDPDGNMVAQAEHVAMHLGSLLGIVHEVYKHFECSQIKDGDMFIGNDPYNGGGTHLPDITVVAPVFAGEKLIGWVANLAHHSDVGGKVPGSTSGDAVSIFQEGTKIPLVRICSGGEVCRDIVEIIMTNSRIPNERYGDLQAQVAANRVGIRRMLDAYQRYGDTLIDSMRQLQDYAERKLKAGIEKLPDGVYRFTDYMDDAGIANPDPLKISVAITVRGDSMVLDFAGTAKQVPGPINVTYNGLLATVFYSLKALIDPTVPSNAGIYRAFQVVCERGLLINAENPAPVGERIDTCQRVADVIFGALAPAVPGRAIACCNSSVTSAIFSSVDPNDKDRFFVYLEVVAGGSGASRDADGLSGVQVHMTNTSNLPVEALEMEFPLVVVKKYALRRDSGGAGRNRGGLGIVREFEIMYDGVSYTGLGDRQKIPPWGLEGGLAGAGGAYYLIKPDGSRKRLPSKCTDIPLRKGDVISVRTPGSGGYGDPETREAERVLTDVIEEKVSIEKAAELYGICIVKEDGTYRIDKAKTSLLREKR; translated from the coding sequence ATGAACAAAAAGGTTGATGCGGTAACGGTGGAAATTGTCGGAAACCTGCTGTTATCCATTGCGGAAGAGACCGGATTCACGATCATCCGAAGCGCTTATTCCACCAACATCAAGGAGCGCCGGGATATTTCCACCGCGGTGTTCGACCCCGATGGCAACATGGTGGCACAGGCGGAGCACGTTGCAATGCACCTGGGCTCCCTGCTCGGAATCGTTCACGAAGTCTATAAGCATTTTGAATGCAGTCAGATCAAAGACGGCGATATGTTTATCGGAAACGACCCCTATAACGGCGGCGGAACCCATCTGCCGGACATCACGGTGGTTGCTCCGGTGTTTGCAGGGGAAAAGCTGATCGGCTGGGTGGCAAATCTGGCGCATCACAGCGATGTGGGCGGCAAAGTGCCCGGCTCCACCTCCGGGGATGCAGTCAGCATTTTCCAGGAAGGCACAAAGATCCCTCTGGTAAGGATCTGCAGCGGCGGCGAAGTCTGCCGCGATATCGTCGAGATCATCATGACGAACAGCCGAATCCCCAACGAGCGCTATGGAGATCTGCAGGCACAGGTCGCGGCAAACCGTGTCGGGATCCGCCGCATGCTGGATGCCTATCAGCGCTACGGGGACACTCTGATCGACAGCATGCGTCAGCTGCAGGATTATGCGGAACGGAAGCTGAAGGCGGGGATTGAAAAGCTGCCGGATGGGGTTTACCGTTTTACCGATTATATGGATGACGCCGGCATTGCCAATCCCGACCCGCTGAAGATCAGCGTGGCGATTACGGTCAGGGGCGACAGCATGGTGTTGGATTTCGCGGGAACGGCAAAGCAGGTTCCCGGCCCCATCAACGTGACCTACAACGGGCTTCTGGCGACCGTATTCTATTCGCTGAAGGCTTTGATCGACCCGACTGTGCCCTCAAACGCCGGCATTTATCGGGCGTTCCAGGTAGTCTGCGAAAGAGGTCTGCTGATCAATGCAGAAAACCCCGCCCCCGTGGGCGAGCGGATCGATACCTGCCAGCGCGTGGCGGATGTGATTTTCGGTGCGCTGGCCCCGGCTGTACCGGGCCGGGCGATTGCCTGCTGCAACAGTTCCGTCACTTCGGCGATTTTTTCCAGCGTGGATCCGAACGACAAGGACAGATTCTTCGTCTATCTGGAGGTCGTTGCGGGCGGCTCGGGCGCGAGCCGGGACGCGGATGGCCTGAGCGGTGTGCAGGTACATATGACGAATACCTCGAACCTGCCGGTGGAAGCGCTGGAAATGGAATTCCCGCTGGTGGTGGTGAAGAAATACGCGCTGAGAAGGGACAGCGGCGGCGCCGGAAGAAACCGTGGCGGATTGGGAATCGTCCGGGAATTTGAAATCATGTATGACGGCGTTTCCTACACCGGCCTCGGGGACCGCCAGAAGATTCCGCCGTGGGGTCTGGAAGGCGGACTTGCGGGTGCGGGCGGTGCTTATTATCTGATAAAGCCCGATGGAAGCAGGAAAAGGCTCCCTTCCAAATGCACTGACATCCCGCTGCGGAAAGGGGATGTGATCAGCGTGCGCACCCCGGGCTCCGGCGGCTACGGAGACCCTGAAACAAGAGAGGCGGAGCGTGTGCTGACCGACGTGATCGAAGAGAAGGTTTCCATTGAAAAAGCGGCGGAGCTTTACGGCATCTGCATTGTAAAAGAAGATGGAACCTATAGGATCGATAAGGCGAAAACAAGCCTTTTAAGAGAAAAGCGGTGA